GTTGAGAGGGTTGAGGCGACCCAGGCAGCtctgggaggggccaggctcTGTGGGGCAGGAGCCACCAGCAACTTCCCCAGGGGCTGGGAGCAGAGGCCAGCACAATTGCCTAAACTCAGGAACCACCCAGGCCTTGGTAAAAACAGACAGGTCTGCTGGTCTCCGACTCCCTCAACCCCAAACTCTGGCCCGGAGGTTTCTCCGCATCCCCACCCAGTCCCACAGCTTCAGGGCTCTGAGCTGGGGTCCCTGCCAGGTGGCCACACAGATCTTGGAGACAGGCAGTGTCATGTGCCCACCCCATCCCACTCCCTCACTCACCGGGTCGCCCTCCACCACCTCGCCTTTGGGGTTCCTGACCACCATCACCAGCTGTGCCTGGAAGGTGATGATCAGCACCGGCCCCTGCTCCATCATCTTGCCCATGGCCAGCTGCAGAGGAGTCGAGAGGGGGGGTGGGCCTCAGAGGACGGCCCAGCTACTCCCCTGGAGGTGAAACCCCTGTGCCTAGGCCCTGCTGGGAGAAGGCTCCAGCACCAGGCTCAGCACCGGTCCCTCCCTGTGGGCCTTGCCTCTCAGACCAGGACCAGGCCTCCCTCGAGACCCTCCCCTTGGACAAGCCCAAGACCTCTTGGATCAGCACAtggcccccagcctctggcaaggCCACCTCCTGGGCCCTGTTTGGGCCATAGTTCCCACCCCCGATGGTGGCCCGGGCCCCCACTGCGAGAGGTGCTTACGTCAACGTTGTCAATGTCTAGGATTCGAGAATGGAACTGGAGACCCAGCGCCTTGGCCTGCTGGATGGGGTGGGCCAGCTGGCTGTAAGTCTGCAATGAGAGGCCGACACGCCTGCGTGATGCCACCCAGGGCGGGCACCATGCCACACAGAGCTGCTGCCCACACACCCTGGCGCCCGGGTGCCCTGCCGCCAGCCAGCAATGGCAGAGGCCAAGAACCCAGGTCCAAGTGGGGAGGCAGGTGTCACTCACTTTCTGGCCCAGATCACACACTTCCCTCTCCTGGGAACGACACTCTACCCAGATGACCCAATGAAAACAGGATTAATCAGCAAAGTGGGTGATTCTCTTGGAACAAAATCCCAAATCTACTCCCAGGGCTAAGCTGGCGGCCCCTTGGCTGATCTTTCATACTTCCATATTCACTGCACTCAATCTTGGCCTGAGATCAAACGCCTCTTCTAGGATCTGTCCTCAGCCCGAGGCTGCCTCTGTCACTGACCAGCCCCCAGTGTCACCCTCAACGCCCCTGCGCCTGTGCCGGGCACAGGAAGCAGCCCCCGAGACACGTTTTCACTGGAGGTTTCTCTGGGCTTGGCATGAAACCATGAGAGAAAAGATGTTCCGATAGCATCTACTTTTTATGGAAACGACTGATCTGCGGAGGggagagaaaaacacacacagagccaATCCTACTTGTTCAGTTTCTTAaaggtgacattttaaaaacacttctggGGACGTGGCTGGAACTTCGGCTGTGTTTCCAGGGCACCAGCAGCTCCCTGGCAAAGCGAGTCAGCTGTGGAGTAATGGTCccaaggtaaaaacaaaacaaaaaaccaaaaaaaaaaaaaaaaaatccacatcgAAACTCATAAATGCCTGCTGGATTAGTCACTATGCAGGggagtatttaaaaagaaaatctgacatCTTCTCCTCTGCTTTTTCCAAGTTGTTTATGAGCTGGGTGCAGAATAGAATTAGCCAAGAAAGATTCTGGATCGCTTAATATGAAGAAGTTGGGGGAAAGACACACAGGTCGGGGAGCGAATAGGGTGAGATGAGGTGGCCTGAGGAGATGGGAGCTGGGAGCCCCACAGGGATGGACTCAGGCAGAGACAGGGAGGCTGCCAGGGATGGGGCGGACAGCTAGACCAGACCCCAGTTACGCGGTGCTGCTGGTGGCCCCCGAACCCGAAGCCTTGACTCTGAGAAGCAGTTGAGGCCTCACCCGGACCAGCTCCTTCCTGGTGTGGAAAGACTATCGATGTTTTGTTTGGATCTATGTTTCAGGATCATGTCGTGAGGACAGCTAATGGGTCCAAGAAACTCGGCAGGCCCTGGAGGctcccagggcctggggaggggcaCCCAGTGCCGCAACCCCATCTGCGCCCCATAGGTGGTGGCCCTGGGTCACCGATGAAAGCTCCCCCTACCCTTCCAGGGGCTGTTTCGTTACCAGGGTTACCACTACGGGTTCCGTCTGGCCTGGGGCCAGCACTGCCCTGGTTTCTGTGATCACACTTCATTCTCACGACCCCTGGGAGGTGAGCACAGGGACTCTGCTCTGGCCTGGGAAGTGGGGTGGGTGATACCTTCAAACCCCACTTGGCTCCCAGCCCCCTCAGTCATGTGGGAGACCCACACTCTCCCTGACCCCCGGCCCCAGCCTGCACCCCAGGCCACTGCAGCCACCTGAAATAGGGCAGTCGGGCCCCCCAGAGACCTCATTTTACTTCACCTCTCCTGGGACTCTCCTTCcctacattatttcttttttttcttttcttttttcttttttttttaagacagtctcgctctgttgcccaggctggagtgcagttgcgcaatcttggctcactgcaacctctgcctcctgggttcaagcaattctcctgcctcagcctccctaatagctgggacaacaggtgcctgccaccacgcttggctcattttttttttttttttttttttttggagacagaatcttgctctgtcgcccaggctgaagtgcagtggcgtgacctcggctcactgcaacctccacctcccggatttaagcaattctactgcctcagcctccccagtagctgggattacagacgtgcaccagcatgcctggctaattttttattttagtagagatggggtttcaccatgttgcccaggctggtctcgaactcttgagctcaggcaatcgcctgccttggcatcccaaagtgctgggattacaggtgtcagccaccgcgccctgccacttggctcattttaaatttttttgtagagacgggatcttgctatgtttcccaggctagtcttgaatgcctgggctcaaccaatctcctgccttgggctgctgggattgaaggcataggccactgcgcccagacctaaccaaaattattttaagattggagggaaaaaaaaaggcccagtAAAATTGGCAGCTTTGTGATCTCTCACGGGCCCAGGGGACACCCCCAACCAGCCATCTCTTAGACACCAGCCCAGAGAAGGATTCTCCCTAACAAAGTTTACAGTCTGGGAGCAAAGGACTGGCGGGTGACCCGGTGTCCAGCCTGAGAGCCCAGATGTGTCACACGCTGAGGAATGGAAGGTGTCGGGGGCGGGGGGATGTCAGGCTCTCGGAGGGTGAGACGTGAGGATCCCCCCACCAGGAGCCCAGGTCCTGCCTGTTGGGAGCTACCCCAACGGAGCCACCAAAGTGGAACTTCTCCATCGTGATCCTCCATGGTGATTTTTtaggccttaaaaaaaaaagaaaggaagtactCACAGCTTCATAGCACCAGTCTTTGAGAATGTCAAGCTCTCCAGAAATCATGGcctaaaaaggaagggaaaataagTACCAGAACGAGAGTGGGCTTTTCAGGCAGCAGGCGAGGTCCTGGGAACATTCTCCAGTGATGCGGGGTGGGGAGTTTCCTCAGACACCCCCGGCTGCCACCTGTGGGGCGCGGGTGGAGCTGTGGCACTGAGTGTCCCTCCCCAGGCCCATCCCTGCTGGTGTCAGTCTCTGGCTCTGGCCTGGGCACAAGCGGAGGGCAGCCTGCGGGTGACCACCCAGGAGGCACCCCACAGGGGGAGCCCCCTGGAACCTGGTAGAGGAAGAGAAAGGCAGCTGGGGACCCAGCTTTCAGCCTGGTCAGGAATCCAAGCCAGGGAGATGAGGACCCACACTCCGGCTCCCACAGTGAGCCCATGTCCTCTGTCCTCCCAGGGGACCACGTTTCGGACTGCAAGGCCCACCATGGGACCGGCTGCCTCCTAACTATTGGGGGCAGCGAGAGGGAGGGGTGGGCTGCAGGGGGCATGCCTGGGCTGGGAGCTGCTTCCACAGGATCCCGGAGCCTGGGCCAGATCCGATGAGGGGGAGGAAGGCGCCTGCAGCGGGGAGAAGAGCGGGAAGGAGCCGGATGCTGGTGGTGAAAGCTGTGAGCGGTAGGGGGCGGGTGGCCAGAACACTCGGCACCCATCACCCATCCTGGAAGGCACTGCGGTGCTCAGGCTGCTGTTTTGGGGCATGGCGCCCATCCGCACcgcctcccagccctgcccaaaGTGGCGGGAAGGATACGGGAaactggaggaggaagaggatgttGGGCAGAGGCCGGCGGGGCCAAGGATGGAGAGTCCCATGAAGGGCCTTCCAGAGGCCTGGCCCGACTGGGCCAAAGGTGTCCAGGCTCCTCCTGCATCCTGGGGGCtgcagagaggcagaggcagcagggaAGACAAGAGGCCACCAACCTCAGGGAGAGGCTTGTAGGGGGCAGGCTGCAGCATGGCCTTGAGCAAGATACCCTCATCTATAAGCCCAGCGAGGGTCTGGTTGGTCTGGTTGCCAGGGACAGCACCGTGAGGGAACCCCCTCGGCTGCAGCGCTAGGTCAGACGTGGCCTGGGGCCAGCTCTGATGTCTGAGGACAGATGCCCACTTCTCCCAAGGGGTGAGGGGCTCCAGGAACCTGAGACAATCCCTGGCCTCCAGCAGCTGCTCCCAGCAACCTCAGAGAACAGCCTCAGGCAGCAGGAGTGAGGGAAACGGCACCTGGGGGCACCAGAGGTGCCGGTAAGGCCCAGGAAGGGCTTCGGGCCATAGCTCACGGGGCAGCTGCAGCCGGGCAGGAGCCCGTGTGCAACCAGCCTCCTCAGAAAATAGCCTTGGCAGCGGAGCTCCCTGGCAGCATCCAGGGTGccggctggggtgggggaggtggtggaGCCAGGACCTGCTGCCTGGGAGGGGACCTGGGGGCGCAGCACCCACCTCCAGGACATTGGGGATGATGTCGTTCTCGCACTGCTTCAGAAACCGGTCCTTATCAAAGGCCGGGTCCACCCGGAGGATCTCCGTGAGCACCTCCGACATCTCTGTCTTGGAGAACAGACCCCCTGCAGGGAGCAGAGCCGGGAGTTCGGGGAGGGCCGGGGACCCCGCCCCACCACCAGCCTGCGAGGTCCGGGGATGACTCACTCACCCAGCAAGTCGGTGACCTTGTCCGTAAGGGCCCGGGATGCCCGGATGAACGCGTTGTCGCTTTCGTCATACTTCATCTTCATCTCGAAGAACCCTGTGGAAGACAGGGCAGATGCTGGAGGAGAAGGGACCCCTTCCAGAAACACAACCCTCCCTCACAGCTTCCAGGGGTTCCCTGTGGCCACTGCGGGATCCATCCTGACACGGGTGGGGTCAGGGAGGGGACGGCTGTGGACCTGCATCCTCATCTGTGCTTGGGGACCGCTGCCTGCCCACCTACCTGGCCAGGCGCAGAGGCCCCTCAGCTGCGGCCCTAGCGGGGCTGTATAAGTTATGGGCCGCCACCCCGCTGGCTGTTGCTTTCACTACAAAGGAAACACAGGCCTCTAGCAGTCCTCCTCACAGGACAAGTGACAGGGGCCTGCGGCTCGTTTCGGGGCCTTGACCATGCCTGTGAGGGAGCACCTGGCTTCTGGCGGCAGAATCTACAGCTGCACCATCAGGTGACCGCAAAGAAGTGACCAGCCCACTCTGACCCCGATCTCCTCCTCTGCAAAACGGGGCTCTGTCTTgtgcccaaggcaggaggatcaccctGCGGTCCACCGACTGCCCGGGACACGGTCACCTGCCCTCCGAAACACCCTCACTCACGGTTAAACACCACGTTGTTCTCCTTGAAGTCCTTCCACTGCTGGTACCACTTGGAGTCCTTGTGCAGCACGACCCCCAGGGCCTCCCTGGGGAAGAGGGTGGGCCCTGGGGTGAGCGGCAGCACCGGGGCCACCCTGTGCCCTCCTGCGGCTGCAGGGAGGGGCAGCAGAGGACAGCGGGCAGCTGACACCTCAAACCTAGGGGCTCTGAGGACCCCGCCCTCACCTCTCGCCCTCAAATTCGAGGGAGCCAGGAACCTTGGGCAGAAGGCAAACTCAAGAAACTGACTCAGGAGGGAACCATTGGTGGGCCCCCAAAATAGCAGTAAAAGCTGCACAAAATGGGGGCAGCGAGGGCCACGGGCTGGCACCTACTCGTTTGGCTCAAACACTTTCTCCTCCTTGAACTTATCTCCCGCAAACTCCGTTCTCTTCCGGAGTTGCTGGGGCCTCCGGTAGGGCCCGGTCTGTCCCAGGACGCTGTCGTCAATTTCCTTCTTCACGGATTCCACCCCCTGCGAGCGAGGCacagcagggctggggtgggtgtCTGGGTTCGGCCGCCCCGGGCTGCACACCCTGGCCCAGGCCTGGGCTCACCTGGGAGAGGGCTCTGAAGGCCGCCGTCCTGCCCAGCTTCTCCCCGCCTTTGGATACTGACTCGGCCGACTGCTTGGCCGTCTTGGCTGCTTCCTCCACGCCCTCCTTGATTTTCCGGCCGAGATCACTTTTACTGACTTCGTGAAGGCTCTActgagacagacacagagagggggCGTTGGCACCGGCCCCAGGGGCGGGATGGGGGAGCAGGAGGAATGAATTCCTGCTGGAGATAAGGGCAGATCTGGCTCCCCGAGGCCGTCAGAGGCCTTCTGTGCTCCTGTGGTGCGCGGAACCCCCAAAGCCATGAGAACACCGCCATGGCTTCCGGGATGCTGGCCCCTGGGCTCTGGGTGAGAC
This sequence is a window from Nomascus leucogenys isolate Asia unplaced genomic scaffold, Asia_NLE_v1 Super-Scaffold_241, whole genome shotgun sequence. Protein-coding genes within it:
- the TIMM44 gene encoding mitochondrial import inner membrane translocase subunit TIM44 isoform X1; the encoded protein is MAAAALRSGWCRCPRRRLSSGIQFLSSHNLPHGSTYQMCRPGGELPLSKSYSSGNRKGFLSGLLDNVKQELAKNKEMKESIKKFRDEARRLEESDVLQEARRKYKTIESETVRTSEVLRKKLGELTGTVKESLHEVSKSDLGRKIKEGVEEAAKTAKQSAESVSKGGEKLGRTAAFRALSQGVESVKKEIDDSVLGQTGPYRRPQQLRKRTEFAGDKFKEEKVFEPNEEALGVVLHKDSKWYQQWKDFKENNVVFNRFFEMKMKYDESDNAFIRASRALTDKVTDLLGGLFSKTEMSEVLTEILRVDPAFDKDRFLKQCENDIIPNVLEAMISGELDILKDWCYEATYSQLAHPIQQAKALGLQFHSRILDIDNVDLAMGKMMEQGPVLIITFQAQLVMVVRNPKGEVVEGDPDKVLRMLYVWALCRDQDELNPYAAWRLLDISASSTEQIL
- the TIMM44 gene encoding mitochondrial import inner membrane translocase subunit TIM44 isoform X2, whose amino-acid sequence is MAAAALRSGWCRCPRRRLSSGIQFLSSHNLPHGSTYQMCRPGGELPLSKSYSSGNRKGFLSGLLDNVKQELAKNKEMKESIKKFRDEARRLEESDVLQEARRKYKTIESETVRTSEVLRKKLGELTGTVKESLHEVSKSDLGRKIKEGVEEAAKTAKQSAESVSKGGEKLGRTAAFRALSQGVESVKKEIDDSVLGQTGPYRRPQQLRKRTEFAGDKFKEEKVFEPNEEALGVVLHKDSKWYQQWKDFKENNVVFNRFFEMKMKYDESDNAFIRASRALTDKVTDLLGGLFSKTEMSEVLTEILRVDPAFDKDRFLKQCENDIIPNVLEAPSSPSSDLAQAPGSCGSSSQPRHAPCSPPLPLAAPNS